The Acidobacteriota bacterium genome includes a window with the following:
- a CDS encoding TVP38/TMEM64 family protein gives MIRNDIGPFLRQVLQTVSELGPWGPVAFLLAYVAATVLFLPGFILTLGAGFVFGLGWGTVLVSASSTLGATASFLIGRHLARDWVAEKMRAFPRFAAVDEAVADEGWKIVGLTRLSPVFPFNLLNYAFGITQVKVRHYVLASWLGMLPGTILYVYIGSLAGDLAMLGQEGRTRTPAETVFYVVGFLAAVAVTVQVTRLARRALDKRVS, from the coding sequence ATGATCCGGAACGATATCGGGCCGTTTCTCAGGCAGGTTCTACAGACCGTTTCCGAGCTGGGCCCCTGGGGTCCGGTGGCCTTTCTCCTGGCCTACGTGGCGGCGACGGTCCTTTTTCTGCCGGGGTTCATACTCACTCTGGGGGCCGGTTTCGTCTTCGGGCTCGGCTGGGGGACGGTTCTGGTCTCCGCTTCTTCGACCCTGGGCGCGACGGCGTCCTTCCTGATCGGCCGCCACCTGGCCCGCGATTGGGTGGCCGAAAAGATGCGGGCCTTTCCCCGTTTCGCCGCCGTCGACGAAGCGGTCGCCGACGAAGGATGGAAGATCGTGGGATTGACCCGGCTCTCGCCCGTGTTTCCCTTCAATCTGCTCAACTACGCGTTCGGGATCACTCAGGTCAAGGTTCGACACTACGTGTTGGCATCCTGGCTGGGCATGCTTCCCGGGACCATACTCTATGTCTATATCGGTTCCCTGGCGGGCGATCTCGCGATGTTGGGCCAGGAAGGACGAACCCGGACGCCCGCGGAAACGGTGTTCTATGTCGTCGGCTTTCTGGCGGCGGTGGCCGTAACCGTCCAGGTGACCCGGCTGGCCCGCCGGGCCTTGGACAAGAGGGTGTCGTAG
- a CDS encoding RNA-binding S4 domain-containing protein, giving the protein MPVRLDKWLQVARVFKTRSQATRACAVGRVRVGGAVAKAHRKVSVEDRIEVRLKGRTRALRVKEIQGRPVPKTQARTLYEDLSVEPLRSPADPFGGMPPAPRSVKGRPTKRDRRRIDRWRRDTPA; this is encoded by the coding sequence ATGCCGGTGCGCCTGGACAAGTGGCTGCAGGTGGCCCGGGTCTTCAAGACCCGGAGCCAAGCCACTCGGGCCTGCGCTGTGGGAAGGGTCCGAGTGGGAGGCGCCGTGGCCAAGGCCCACCGGAAGGTGTCGGTAGAGGATCGCATCGAGGTGCGCCTGAAGGGCCGGACCCGCGCCCTGCGGGTCAAGGAAATCCAGGGCAGACCGGTTCCCAAGACCCAGGCCCGCACCCTGTACGAGGATCTGAGCGTGGAGCCGCTCCGGAGCCCCGCCGACCCTTTCGGAGGGATGCCGCCCGCGCCACGAAGCGTCAAGGGCCGTCCGACCAAGCGGGATCGAAGGCGGATCGACCGCTGGCGGCGTGACACTCCTGCTTGA
- the lsrF gene encoding 3-hydroxy-5-phosphonooxypentane-2,4-dione thiolase, with amino-acid sequence MPDADRPGEAKKFYRDIPATNKPFFLKGSNSLDWGMQNRLSRIFNPASGRTVMLAIDHGYFMGPTTGLERIDVRIVPILDYCDALMLTRGILRTTIPSSFGRGTVLRASGGPSILKELSDEQLALDIEDGLRANAAALAVQVFIGGEYESQSVLNMTRLVDLGNRYGMPVLAVTAVGHEMERNAKYFRLACRMCAELGAHIVKSYYIPDGFETVTSSCPVPMVMAGGKKLPELDALTMAYNAVQQGASGVDMGRNIFQSDTPIAMIQAIRQVVHNQLKPSHAYELYQDMRAESLAST; translated from the coding sequence ATGCCCGATGCAGACCGGCCAGGCGAAGCCAAGAAATTCTACAGGGATATTCCCGCAACCAATAAGCCCTTCTTTCTGAAGGGATCCAATTCTCTGGACTGGGGAATGCAGAACCGCCTTTCCCGGATCTTCAACCCGGCTTCGGGGCGCACCGTCATGCTGGCCATCGACCATGGCTACTTCATGGGTCCCACCACCGGCCTGGAACGGATCGACGTTCGCATCGTCCCCATCCTGGACTACTGCGACGCCCTGATGCTGACCCGGGGAATCCTTCGCACCACCATCCCCTCCAGCTTCGGCCGTGGGACCGTGCTCCGGGCCAGCGGCGGCCCCAGCATCCTCAAGGAGCTTTCCGACGAGCAACTCGCCCTGGACATCGAGGACGGTCTCCGGGCCAACGCCGCGGCCCTTGCGGTCCAGGTCTTCATCGGAGGGGAGTACGAGAGCCAATCGGTCCTGAACATGACCCGGCTCGTCGATCTGGGGAACCGCTATGGAATGCCGGTTCTGGCGGTGACGGCAGTGGGCCACGAGATGGAGCGGAACGCCAAGTATTTCCGGCTCGCCTGCAGGATGTGCGCCGAGCTGGGGGCTCATATCGTCAAGAGCTACTACATTCCCGACGGTTTCGAGACCGTGACCTCCTCCTGCCCCGTTCCCATGGTCATGGCCGGCGGCAAGAAGCTGCCGGAGCTGGATGCCCTCACCATGGCCTACAACGCGGTGCAGCAGGGAGCGTCAGGCGTGGATATGGGCCGCAACATCTTCCAGAGCGACACTCCCATCGCCATGATCCAGGCGATCCGCCAAGTGGTCCACAACCAGTTGAAGCCGAGCCACGCCTACGAGCTCTACCAGGACATGAGAGCCGAGAGCCTGGCCTCGACCTGA
- the fdhD gene encoding formate dehydrogenase accessory sulfurtransferase FdhD, whose amino-acid sequence MQTDDPKRTPDLQLADSPETRPARVRFVQVRKVVRGTARIESDLLAVEEPLEILLGYTSREKRVEKTLSITMRTPGHDRELAAGFLYTEGIVLRPQDIEGVFPSRNSEGDLHNGVRVDLRPGVDFDDTRLDRHFYTTSSCGVCGKASLQTLRVHPSRKILADRPRVDSRVIEGLGPALRAGQKVFRQTGGLHAAGLFDGGGNLLSLREDVGRHNAVDKLIGREVLEGRLPLEDRLMMVSGRTSFEILQKAVMAGIAMVVAVSAPSSLAVALARDFGMTLVGFVRPGRFNVYAHAGRIAWKSAPVVAEG is encoded by the coding sequence ATGCAGACGGATGACCCGAAGCGAACTCCCGACTTACAGCTTGCGGACAGCCCTGAAACCCGTCCTGCCCGAGTCCGGTTCGTCCAGGTCCGGAAGGTCGTGAGGGGCACGGCGCGGATCGAGTCGGACCTGCTGGCGGTCGAGGAGCCCCTGGAGATTCTCCTGGGATACACCTCCCGGGAGAAACGCGTGGAGAAGACCCTTTCCATTACCATGCGCACGCCGGGGCACGACCGCGAATTGGCGGCCGGATTCCTCTACACGGAGGGAATCGTCCTCCGGCCTCAGGACATCGAGGGGGTCTTTCCTTCCAGGAATTCGGAGGGCGATCTCCACAACGGGGTCCGGGTCGACCTGCGGCCGGGGGTCGATTTCGACGACACGCGGCTTGACAGGCACTTCTACACCACCTCCAGTTGCGGCGTCTGCGGAAAGGCATCGCTCCAGACGCTGCGGGTCCACCCGTCCCGGAAGATCCTGGCGGACCGGCCGAGAGTGGACAGCCGGGTGATCGAGGGGCTGGGTCCGGCGTTGAGGGCCGGGCAGAAGGTGTTCCGGCAGACGGGAGGCTTGCACGCGGCCGGCTTGTTCGATGGCGGCGGCAACCTTCTCTCGTTGCGGGAGGACGTGGGCCGCCACAATGCCGTCGACAAGCTGATCGGCCGGGAAGTTCTGGAAGGACGGCTGCCGCTGGAAGACCGTCTGATGATGGTCAGCGGACGGACCAGCTTCGAGATCCTTCAGAAAGCGGTCATGGCCGGAATCGCCATGGTGGTGGCGGTGAGTGCGCCTTCGAGCCTGGCGGTGGCGCTCGCCCGCGACTTTGGGATGACGTTGGTGGGCTTCGTGCGTCCAGGCCGATTCAACGTCTATGCACACGCCGGGCGGATCGCTTGGAAATCCGCTCCAGTCGTTGCGGAGGGGTAA
- a CDS encoding bifunctional aldolase/short-chain dehydrogenase yields MNSRWSDQEAERFVDRYARRWGRDLALRTYTSRLLGRKPSLVLHGGGNTSVKTEIKNLLQDRISALMVKASGHDLARIEPEGHTGLDLSHLIRLRNLERLDDLQMVDEFMTHRLDPRSRVPSIETLVHAFLPPKFVDHCHADAILALTNQPDGEALVQEALGGHVLILDYFEPGFSLAKASAAAFHHHPNRTGMVWMRHGLLTWGETARESYEATIDLVSRAEAFLSRKASRSLTLRVRTSPETAQSGWNRVAPILRGLLARPSGNPDQPWQRVVLLPLLSRETLDLVDSHEGRPLAVTPPLTADHLIRIRNLPLWIDRPESDDSQVWRKHVRKALSDYSQDYRAFVQRHRIPGAETGSSGDLSPRLILMPGIGAACAGRDAEAAAIARDIARQTFMVKARIARMGGTYRGLDESHLYLMEHRGIQQAKLAGMEKPLRSHVAVVTGAAGAIGSGISRGLLEEGCHVAVTDLPGERLEGLAAELNGRFPNRVTAVPMDVTRPRSVAEAFDSIVLEWGGVDLVVINAGVALTGSLAEMDSGEFRKSERVNVEGTLHLLSRAARHFRLQGTGGDVVLVSTKNVFAPGAGFGAYSATKAASHQLARIASLELAEMGVRVNMVAPDAVFSDGVRRSGLWEQVGPDRMRARGLDREGLEEYYRERNLLKARITAEHVARAVLFFASRQTPTTGATLPVDGGLPDATPR; encoded by the coding sequence ATGAACAGCCGTTGGTCCGACCAGGAGGCCGAGCGGTTCGTCGACCGTTACGCCCGCCGGTGGGGCCGTGACCTGGCGCTGAGAACCTATACGTCACGCCTCCTGGGAAGGAAGCCCTCTCTCGTCCTTCACGGGGGCGGCAACACCTCGGTCAAAACCGAAATCAAGAATCTGCTGCAAGACCGGATCTCCGCCCTCATGGTGAAGGCCTCCGGACACGACCTCGCCCGGATCGAGCCCGAGGGGCACACGGGACTGGACCTGAGCCACCTGATCCGCCTCCGGAATCTGGAGCGGCTCGACGACCTGCAGATGGTGGACGAGTTCATGACCCACCGGCTGGACCCCAGGTCCAGGGTCCCTTCCATCGAGACCCTGGTGCACGCCTTCCTTCCTCCCAAGTTCGTCGATCACTGTCACGCCGACGCCATTCTGGCGTTGACCAATCAACCCGACGGAGAAGCGCTGGTCCAGGAAGCTCTCGGCGGCCATGTCCTGATCCTGGACTACTTCGAACCGGGGTTCTCCCTGGCCAAGGCGTCGGCCGCGGCGTTTCACCATCATCCGAACCGGACGGGCATGGTCTGGATGCGGCACGGGCTGCTCACCTGGGGGGAAACGGCCCGGGAGTCTTACGAGGCCACGATCGACCTGGTGAGCCGAGCCGAAGCCTTCCTGTCACGGAAGGCTTCCCGGTCCCTCACCTTGCGGGTCCGCACCTCTCCGGAGACTGCGCAGTCCGGGTGGAACCGCGTGGCGCCGATCCTGAGAGGTCTTCTGGCGCGGCCGTCGGGGAACCCCGACCAGCCTTGGCAGCGTGTCGTCCTGCTCCCTCTCCTGTCGCGGGAGACGCTGGACCTGGTGGACTCCCATGAAGGAAGGCCTCTTGCCGTCACCCCTCCCCTGACGGCCGACCACCTGATCCGAATCAGGAATCTTCCGCTCTGGATCGACCGGCCGGAAAGCGACGATTCCCAGGTCTGGAGGAAACATGTTCGGAAGGCCCTGAGCGACTACTCCCAGGACTACCGGGCCTTCGTGCAACGCCACCGGATTCCGGGTGCGGAGACCGGGTCCTCCGGCGACCTGTCGCCTCGCCTCATCCTGATGCCCGGAATCGGAGCCGCCTGTGCCGGACGCGACGCCGAGGCGGCGGCAATCGCACGGGACATTGCCCGGCAGACCTTCATGGTCAAGGCGCGGATCGCACGCATGGGAGGAACCTACCGGGGACTCGATGAGTCTCACCTCTACCTGATGGAGCACCGCGGCATCCAACAGGCCAAGCTGGCCGGCATGGAGAAACCTTTGCGCAGCCACGTTGCCGTGGTGACGGGCGCGGCGGGAGCCATTGGCTCGGGCATCAGCCGCGGCCTCCTGGAGGAGGGCTGCCACGTGGCCGTGACCGATCTCCCCGGCGAACGGCTGGAGGGTCTGGCCGCGGAGTTGAACGGCAGGTTCCCCAACCGCGTGACGGCCGTCCCGATGGACGTCACCCGTCCTCGGTCCGTCGCCGAAGCCTTCGACTCCATTGTTTTGGAGTGGGGAGGCGTCGATCTCGTCGTGATCAATGCCGGCGTCGCTCTCACCGGTTCCCTCGCCGAGATGGACAGCGGGGAGTTTCGCAAATCGGAGAGAGTCAACGTCGAGGGGACGCTCCACCTTCTCTCCAGAGCCGCCCGGCACTTTCGCCTCCAGGGCACCGGCGGAGACGTGGTCCTGGTCTCCACCAAGAACGTCTTCGCTCCCGGCGCGGGATTCGGCGCCTACAGCGCCACCAAGGCCGCCTCCCACCAATTGGCTCGCATCGCCAGCCTGGAGCTGGCCGAGATGGGGGTTCGGGTCAACATGGTGGCTCCCGATGCCGTTTTCTCCGATGGAGTCCGGAGATCGGGCCTGTGGGAACAGGTCGGACCCGACCGGATGCGCGCCCGGGGACTCGACCGGGAAGGACTGGAGGAATACTACCGGGAGCGGAACCTCCTGAAGGCCCGGATCACGGCGGAACACGTGGCTCGCGCGGTCCTCTTCTTCGCTTCCCGCCAGACCCCCACCACTGGAGCGACCCTGCCGGTGGACGGGGGATTGCCCGACGCCACTCCCAGGTGA
- a CDS encoding mercuric reductase: protein MPESRSVEVLPMDSHNRRLVSRVHPGDWTNPEPAGRYNLVAIGGGTAGLVSAAGATGLGARCALIEKHLLGGDCLNVGCVPSKALIRSSRAVADAREAGAFGVDVSVGEKVDFASVMERMRRLRSGISAHDSAQRFRKLGVDVFLGEARFVSRDAVQVGGHTLRFARAVVATGGRAAAPPIEGLAESGYLTNETLFSLTELPPRLGVIGGGPIGCEMAQAFGRFGSQVSVFQCHPQILDREDEDAGRRVQDAFRRDGIRLFLDSKVFRVESRAGEKRVHLECNGQTRQVAVDEVLVAAGRAPNVEGLGLEAAGVDFDRRRGVVVNDQLQTSNKRIYAAGDVCSQYKFTHAADALARIVIQNALFMGRKKASALTIPWCTYTDPEVAHVGLNCREASRQGIPYDHFVRDFADVDRAITDGEEGGMVSVLVEKGTDKILGATVVARHAGEMINEITLAMVGGLGLKTISQVIHPYPTQAEAIKQVGDAFNRTRLTPRARRVLSRWFAWTR, encoded by the coding sequence ATGCCTGAATCGAGATCCGTTGAAGTGTTGCCCATGGATTCCCACAACCGGCGCCTGGTCTCCCGGGTCCATCCGGGGGATTGGACCAACCCCGAACCGGCGGGCCGCTACAACCTGGTGGCCATCGGAGGCGGAACCGCGGGGCTGGTCTCGGCGGCCGGAGCCACCGGCCTCGGCGCGCGTTGCGCCCTGATCGAGAAGCACCTCTTGGGAGGCGACTGTCTCAACGTGGGATGCGTTCCCTCCAAGGCTCTCATCCGGTCCTCCCGGGCCGTAGCCGATGCCCGTGAGGCCGGCGCGTTCGGGGTCGACGTTTCGGTCGGGGAGAAAGTGGATTTCGCCTCGGTCATGGAGCGCATGCGCCGGCTGCGCTCCGGGATCTCCGCCCACGACTCGGCCCAGCGCTTCCGGAAGCTGGGCGTGGATGTCTTTCTGGGAGAGGCCCGTTTCGTGAGCCGGGACGCGGTTCAGGTGGGCGGGCACACGTTGCGCTTCGCGCGAGCCGTCGTCGCTACCGGAGGACGGGCGGCGGCGCCACCCATCGAGGGCTTGGCGGAATCCGGTTATCTCACCAACGAGACGCTGTTTTCATTGACGGAGCTGCCCCCGCGGTTGGGCGTCATCGGCGGCGGTCCCATCGGATGCGAGATGGCGCAGGCGTTCGGCCGCTTCGGATCCCAGGTCTCCGTTTTCCAGTGCCATCCTCAGATCCTGGACCGGGAAGACGAGGATGCTGGCCGAAGGGTCCAGGACGCATTTCGCCGCGACGGGATCCGACTCTTCCTCGATTCGAAAGTGTTTCGAGTGGAGAGCCGGGCGGGCGAGAAACGGGTTCATCTCGAGTGCAACGGTCAGACACGGCAGGTCGCCGTGGACGAAGTGCTGGTGGCCGCCGGGCGGGCGCCCAACGTGGAGGGGCTGGGCCTGGAGGCGGCCGGCGTCGATTTCGACCGGCGCCGCGGCGTCGTGGTGAACGATCAACTCCAGACCAGCAACAAACGGATCTACGCGGCCGGAGACGTCTGCTCCCAATACAAGTTCACTCATGCCGCCGACGCCCTGGCTCGGATCGTCATCCAGAATGCACTCTTCATGGGACGGAAAAAGGCCAGCGCCCTCACCATCCCCTGGTGTACCTACACGGATCCGGAGGTGGCTCACGTGGGCCTGAACTGCAGGGAGGCATCCCGGCAGGGGATTCCCTATGATCATTTCGTGCGTGATTTTGCCGACGTGGACCGGGCGATCACCGACGGGGAGGAAGGTGGCATGGTGAGCGTCCTGGTGGAGAAGGGGACCGACAAGATTCTCGGCGCCACCGTGGTCGCCCGTCATGCCGGTGAGATGATCAACGAGATCACGCTGGCCATGGTCGGCGGCCTGGGCCTCAAGACCATCTCCCAGGTGATCCATCCGTATCCGACGCAGGCCGAGGCCATCAAACAGGTGGGAGACGCCTTCAACCGGACCCGGCTCACGCCCCGCGCGCGGCGGGTCCTGTCCCGCTGGTTCGCCTGGACGCGCTAG
- a CDS encoding hydantoinase B/oxoprolinase family protein — protein MSGTGAKSARGTSPDPWTREIVKNYLYSAADTMAVTVVRTASSSVVKDGMDFSTAIFDPQGQQVAQGLTLPFHMGAMQPALDAVRRQFGNDVQPGDIFANNDPYDGASHLPDIFLFKPVFLENRLLAWVCVIAHHTDIGGRVAGGNACDNTEIYQEGLRLPPLKLFEAGSLNRSVWRIVARNVRVPDKVLGDLRSQISALAQGEKELLRLAREYGFDPLLGHMAGIVDHTERLTRAEIRELPDGSWEFQDYIDTDGLDPDPIAIRVRITVEGDEMVVDFTGTSPQARGSINPNFAFTRSTVYAVFKCLTDPGINANAGFFRPIHVVAPEGCFVNPRHPGAVAARGLGGFRVGHAVFGAFAKALPHRVPAAWGGGDVGVSIGGYYPDGKPFVYLEFNNDGPRGGGPSADGADGVTAPITNMANTPVETIEADQPILIRRYGFVTDSGGAGRYRGGLGMVREYQLLAAEATLQVRSDRTRFLPWGNQGGRPGTPTRNTLNPGAEARALPSKFLLRMKEGDVYHLVQAGGGGYGDPLRRDPEAVLEDVRQGKVSLEKARAEYGVVLRSAGEGADLEASSELRARLSRSRGPLPLEPQAEEVSQVPDFSGLDA, from the coding sequence GTGAGTGGCACAGGCGCGAAATCGGCACGAGGAACGTCCCCGGACCCATGGACCCGGGAGATCGTCAAGAATTATCTCTACAGCGCCGCCGATACCATGGCCGTGACGGTGGTGCGAACGGCGTCGTCGTCTGTGGTCAAGGACGGGATGGATTTCTCCACCGCCATCTTCGACCCTCAGGGGCAACAAGTCGCCCAGGGCTTGACGCTCCCATTCCATATGGGCGCCATGCAACCGGCCCTGGATGCGGTGCGCCGCCAGTTCGGAAACGACGTTCAACCCGGAGACATCTTCGCCAACAACGATCCCTACGACGGGGCCAGCCATCTCCCCGACATCTTCCTGTTCAAGCCGGTCTTTCTGGAGAACCGGCTCCTGGCGTGGGTCTGCGTGATCGCTCACCACACCGACATCGGGGGGCGGGTGGCCGGAGGGAACGCCTGTGACAACACGGAGATCTACCAGGAAGGCCTGAGGCTGCCTCCGCTGAAGCTGTTCGAGGCCGGTTCTCTCAACCGCTCCGTCTGGCGCATCGTTGCGCGGAACGTCCGGGTGCCGGACAAGGTGCTGGGGGATCTCCGGTCTCAGATTTCCGCCTTGGCGCAGGGGGAGAAAGAATTGCTCCGGTTGGCCCGGGAGTATGGCTTCGATCCGCTTCTGGGGCACATGGCCGGCATTGTGGATCACACCGAACGCCTGACTCGAGCCGAAATCCGGGAGCTGCCCGACGGTTCCTGGGAATTTCAGGACTACATCGATACCGACGGGCTGGATCCCGATCCGATCGCCATACGGGTTCGAATCACCGTGGAAGGCGATGAGATGGTGGTGGATTTCACCGGCACCTCACCTCAGGCCCGAGGCTCCATCAATCCCAACTTCGCCTTCACCCGGTCCACCGTCTACGCGGTCTTCAAGTGCTTGACGGACCCCGGCATCAACGCGAACGCCGGATTTTTCAGGCCGATTCACGTGGTGGCGCCGGAAGGATGTTTCGTGAATCCGCGCCACCCCGGGGCGGTGGCGGCCCGCGGCCTCGGAGGATTCCGCGTCGGCCACGCCGTTTTCGGCGCTTTCGCGAAGGCGCTGCCCCATCGCGTGCCGGCGGCCTGGGGTGGGGGTGACGTGGGCGTCAGCATCGGGGGTTACTACCCGGACGGGAAGCCGTTCGTCTATCTCGAATTCAACAATGACGGGCCTCGAGGCGGCGGTCCCTCAGCCGACGGCGCCGACGGGGTCACCGCCCCCATCACCAACATGGCCAACACTCCGGTCGAAACCATCGAGGCCGATCAGCCGATCCTGATCCGGCGTTATGGATTCGTGACCGACTCCGGGGGGGCGGGCCGGTATCGGGGCGGACTGGGGATGGTCCGCGAGTATCAGCTGCTGGCTGCGGAAGCGACGCTGCAGGTCCGGTCGGACCGGACCCGTTTCCTTCCCTGGGGCAACCAGGGGGGAAGGCCGGGGACACCCACCCGCAACACTCTCAATCCAGGCGCCGAAGCCAGAGCGTTGCCTTCCAAGTTCCTGCTTCGCATGAAGGAGGGGGATGTCTACCATCTGGTCCAGGCCGGAGGCGGAGGCTACGGCGATCCCCTGCGCCGGGACCCCGAGGCCGTGCTGGAGGACGTCCGGCAAGGGAAGGTGAGCCTCGAAAAGGCGCGTGCCGAGTATGGCGTCGTACTCCGGTCCGCCGGCGAGGGTGCGGATCTCGAAGCCAGCAGCGAGCTTCGGGCCCGTTTGAGCCGTTCCCGCGGCCCGCTGCCTCTGGAGCCACAGGCCGAGGAGGTGTCTCAGGTTCCGGATTTCTCCGGACTCGATGCGTGA
- a CDS encoding hydantoinase/oxoprolinase family protein has protein sequence MPDHNTGSDRPWFRVGVDIGGTFTDVVFLSEQGGVHVKKIVSTPDDYSRAVLDAVDTGLRDLELTAGRLSEVSHAFTLATNAILEGRGVKTALITTDGFRDVLEISRLRMPRLYDLYYRKPPPLVERRLRLEVRERVDYRGEVLIPLVESDVEKAAQVLLDEGIRSVAVCLLHSYANPRHEIRIGEILEERIPGLSLSLSSRLLAETGEYERTSTTVINSYIRPIVARYLGRLDEGLRDLGVGVPLTVMQSNGGRASVRMAAEAPVHCVESGPAAGVVGAHHLAARLDLPNVLTLDMGGTTAKSSIIEDGNLLLSREYEVGGGMSSGHRLLKGSGYILRVPSIDLAEVSAGGGSVARVDKGGALCCGPDSAGAVPGPACYGQGGDLPTVTDANLVLGFLNGRYLLGGDFPVFADQARAVVERRLAAPLGVSAVEAAWGVHQVANSNMARAVAAVSSERGRDPRRFTLMAFGGGGPLHAAGLARLLQMTRIIVPPSPGVFSCFGLLFSDVEHHLVQAQVKSLSQLGLASMNRTLDRLREQARGLLEQEGFAAGRQQLAAEADLKYKGQTSHLRVGFESANLDRDGLEALEAAFHREHEANYGYRLDSELELVNLRVRARGLDEGTRVPETLSLSDDGFRPKVRSRRIYQGPSQSEWVEAPVLGRSELEGKDLPGPALIEEYDSTTLVPGGWCARLDQRLNIVLEKEA, from the coding sequence ATGCCAGACCACAACACCGGATCCGACAGGCCCTGGTTTCGGGTGGGAGTGGACATCGGGGGGACCTTCACCGATGTCGTATTCCTCTCGGAGCAGGGAGGCGTCCACGTCAAGAAGATCGTGAGCACGCCCGACGATTACAGCCGGGCCGTGCTGGACGCGGTCGACACCGGTCTGCGGGATCTGGAGCTGACGGCCGGCCGTCTCTCCGAAGTGAGCCACGCCTTCACCCTGGCCACAAACGCCATCCTGGAGGGCCGGGGGGTGAAGACGGCGTTGATCACGACCGACGGATTCCGGGACGTTCTGGAGATCTCCCGTCTCAGGATGCCGCGCCTGTACGATCTCTACTACCGCAAGCCTCCCCCGCTGGTGGAACGGCGTCTGCGGCTGGAGGTCCGGGAGCGGGTGGACTACCGGGGCGAGGTTCTGATTCCTCTGGTGGAATCGGACGTGGAGAAAGCCGCCCAAGTGCTGCTGGATGAGGGGATTCGCTCGGTGGCGGTCTGCCTCCTTCACTCCTACGCCAATCCACGCCACGAAATCCGGATCGGTGAGATTCTGGAAGAGCGGATTCCCGGGCTCAGCCTGTCTCTCTCCAGCCGGCTTCTGGCCGAAACCGGCGAGTACGAGCGAACCAGCACCACGGTGATCAACTCCTACATCCGCCCCATCGTGGCCCGCTACCTGGGGCGCCTGGATGAGGGGCTTCGAGACCTGGGTGTGGGCGTCCCCCTGACGGTGATGCAATCCAACGGCGGCAGGGCGTCCGTCCGGATGGCTGCCGAGGCGCCCGTCCATTGCGTCGAGTCGGGACCCGCCGCCGGCGTGGTGGGCGCCCATCATCTGGCGGCGAGGCTGGATCTTCCCAACGTCCTGACCCTGGACATGGGGGGCACGACCGCCAAGTCCTCCATCATCGAGGACGGAAATCTCCTGCTGTCCCGAGAGTACGAAGTGGGCGGGGGAATGAGCTCCGGGCATCGATTGCTGAAGGGCTCCGGGTATATCTTGAGGGTTCCTTCCATCGACTTGGCGGAAGTGAGCGCAGGCGGCGGCAGTGTGGCCCGGGTGGACAAGGGAGGGGCGCTCTGCTGCGGGCCCGACAGCGCGGGCGCGGTTCCCGGTCCGGCTTGCTATGGCCAGGGCGGCGATCTGCCCACGGTCACCGACGCCAACCTGGTTTTGGGCTTTCTCAACGGCCGCTACCTGCTGGGAGGGGATTTTCCGGTCTTCGCGGACCAAGCCCGGGCGGTTGTGGAGCGCCGGCTGGCGGCTCCGCTCGGTGTCTCCGCCGTCGAAGCGGCCTGGGGCGTCCATCAGGTGGCCAATTCCAACATGGCCCGGGCCGTCGCCGCCGTCTCCAGCGAACGGGGCCGCGACCCTCGCCGGTTTACCCTCATGGCGTTCGGAGGGGGCGGTCCCCTTCACGCCGCGGGTCTGGCCCGGTTGTTGCAGATGACCCGGATCATCGTCCCTCCGTCTCCCGGGGTGTTCAGTTGCTTCGGCCTCCTCTTCTCGGACGTGGAGCACCACCTGGTGCAGGCTCAGGTGAAGTCCCTCTCCCAATTGGGACTCGCGTCCATGAACCGGACGCTGGACCGCCTGAGGGAACAGGCCCGCGGCCTCCTGGAGCAGGAAGGGTTCGCCGCCGGGCGGCAGCAATTGGCCGCCGAGGCGGACCTCAAGTACAAGGGGCAGACTTCGCATTTGAGAGTGGGGTTCGAGAGTGCGAACCTGGATCGGGACGGTCTGGAGGCGTTGGAGGCCGCCTTTCACCGGGAGCATGAGGCCAACTACGGATATCGTCTCGACTCCGAACTGGAGCTCGTCAATCTCCGGGTCCGGGCCCGCGGTCTGGACGAGGGGACTCGAGTCCCCGAAACCCTTTCACTGTCCGATGACGGTTTTCGTCCGAAGGTTCGGTCCCGGCGGATCTATCAGGGGCCGTCGCAATCGGAATGGGTCGAAGCTCCGGTTCTGGGCAGATCGGAGTTGGAAGGGAAGGACCTCCCCGGGCCTGCGCTGATCGAGGAATACGACTCCACGACTCTGGTCCCCGGCGGCTGGTGCGCCCGCCTCGACCAGCGGTTGAACATCGTCCTGGAAAAGGAGGCTTGA